GGCCACCGGGGGCGTTTCCGCGGAAACGTCCCCGGAGCCTGCGGCGGCCCGGTCCCGCCCCCGGGCCCGCTGATACAGGCTCTCGCGGGCCAAGGCCAGCGCCTGCATGACCAGCGCCCCCACCTCCGGCTCGAGCCGCCCTCTCAGGATCACCATGCCGTCCTCGTCCTGATACACGTGCAGGGCTCGGCTCGCATGCCGGCGCTTCGCCTCCCGAGCCTCGGCCTGCCGATCCACGCAGCGCCAGCCGCGCACGATTCGCTCGACGTGGGCCGCCGTCCCCGCGCGCCCCACCCCCAGCAGCCGCGCTTCGGTCTCCGGGCTGGCCACGCGGGTCAGGGCGCGGACCTTGGCGTAGGACAGCTCGCCGCGGGCCAGGGCCTGGGCCAAGAGTGGCAGCCTCCCGAGGGCGCGCGCGACCCGGACCCGCTCCCGGGCCGCGCCCAGATCAAGTCCCACTCGCCAGGAGAGCCAGGCCGCGCAGGAGCGGAAGCCCGTGTTCCATCCTCCCCGCGCGTCGAACCCTCGGATCAGGTCGAGCAGGCGCGCGGTGGCCGCGTCAAGGTGCGCGGACAGCTCGGCGATCTCGTCGCCGAGCCGGTCCAGCTCAGCCGCGGGATGCTGAGTGGGAAACACAGTTGGCGAATGGATCTGCATGGCGAGCCCTCCTTCTCCTGAGGCGACTCTACACCTTGGTTTTTGAGCGCTCGGAGAGCGTCTGTGCCAGGCAATCTCGGTACGCGAAAGGATTTTCGATCGGGTCGCGCACGATCGCGTGCGGGTGGACCCGTGCGTACCGTTGGGCTGGCACTTGCCGAGGGCTGCCGCCGAGTGACCGACTTACCTGGCAGACGCTGTCAAGCGGAAAATCGTGGGGATGCCGACTCTTGGTGTATCAACCCGCATACACTGACACCTTAGCGGAGCGCCCTTGCCAGAAGTAGATGTAGTGGAGGCGCTGCATAAGCAGGACGTCGCGGGGGAATTCGGCGAGGGCCTCCCGCATCAGCGCGATCGCGTCGTTGCTGCCAACCGGATCTTGACGTCGCGCGACGCCTGTCGACCATCATTGGGTGTCCTGTTTGCTCTTCTTCAGCGTATATCGAAAATCACAGTGACTGGCGCCTTGCATGATCGTTTGCGTACGGGTCACCTGCACGTCGGCACCAAAGCCTTCTGCCATGCGAAAATCCGCGCTGCATGTCAGCAGGAATCCTAGTTCCGGTGCACCGATCTCTTTATAAAACTTGGCGTAGCGACATTCGGTGACGTTTATTTCGAACGCATCCGGAGTTTGTTTGATCACCTCGTAATCCAGGGCGTCCCCGGCCGCGAACCCGTCGAAGGCTGAAGCCATCTTCTCCCCGAGGTCACGGGCTCCCTGCTTCTGCCACCACTTCTCGCCATACTTGCGATACAGGTCTCCGAGCGCCTTTCGGACAATGGCGTTGGCTCGCTCCTCGCCCAGTTCTACCTGGAGGACTCTGACGAGCGGAACCAGGACCTGGGCTTGTATCTTGACCTGCGCAATCAACGGAATGTCCATCGCTCGCCTCCCTTGGTTCTCCAGTGACCTGTTCGGAATAAAAAGCGAATAAACGCTTAGGCGGCGAAGAAACGCGCGAGCAGCTCACCGACTTCCCCTGGCGCCTCTTCCTGCAGGAAGTGGCCGCGGTCGGGCAGCTCGGTCAGCTCGGACTGGGGCAGATCTGCCTTCACCCGGGCCATCGTCTCGGCAACGTCTGGAAGCAGCCGATCGCGTGCGCCGTACACGATACGCACGGGAACGCGCAGAGTCGGGAGCTGGCGCGCGATCTGTGCGAACCCCTTGCGCTCCAGACCGATGCCCGCGTCGGCCAGCGCGCGGCAGGCCTCCGCGGTGTGGAAGGGCTCTTGTACGGCCGCGAGTACCTCCGGGCTAAGCTTGGCGGGATCGGCGAAGCCGTCTCGCATTATGGACTCCAGGCCAGAGGGGCTCGTGAGCTGCTCCCTCAGATCCGGGGTGGCACAGGCGTGCACGAACTCTTTCACAGCCTGTGAGAACTCCGGATAGACCAAGGTGTTGAGAAGCGCGAGCTTGGTCACGCGGCCCGGTCTATCGAGGGCCCAGTGCACTCCGATCGGCCCGCCGAGGTCGTGGACCGCGAGCCCCAGCGTCTCGATGCCGAGCTTTGCGAGGAAACCGTCGAGGGCGCGGCCGAAGAAGCCGAAGTTGTAGCGAATGTCGTTCGGCTTGTCCGAAGCGCCGAAGCCGGGCAGGTCAAGGGCGACGACACGATTGGCGCGAGCGATCGGCCGCATGACTTCGCGCCAGAGGAACGAGGAGGTCGGCCAGCCGTGGAGCAAGAGCACCGGCGGTCCGTCCCCGAGCTCGCGGTAGGCGAGCCGCAATCCATCTACCTGCACTGTCTTCGTCGCTGCCATTGAGGTCCCTTCACGAGTTTGGTTTATTGACTGACTGACCAATTATCTTCCTGGGCGCGCTCAAGTCAACTCCGATTTTTGGGACGCATATGGGAGCCGAATTGACTAGTCAACCGGATTCGACCAAACTCCGGGCGTGGCTCCGAAGCTTGGTGTGGCCCCTGTCCGGCGCGAGCAGATCATCCAGGCGACCATCCGGTGCCTGGTGCGCGACGGAGCCTCCGGATTGAGAATGAAGGCCGTCGCGCGCGAGGCGAAGGTCAGCCAGGGAATCCTCCACTACTACTTCACGAACAAGCGGGCCATGCTCATCGCCGTTCTCGAGACGGTGATGGCCGATCTGAATCGCCGGCTGGCCAAGCTCCTGGGAAGCGCCCACGACCCTCGGGCTCGACTGCGGGCGGTGATCAAGGGCTGTCTGGACCTGGCGGACGAGAACAGCCAGTTCTGGATCGTCTTCGTGGAGTTCTGGGGTGAGATGATGCACGATCAGGAGCTGTTGCGGTTCAACGCCGCCCTCTATCGGCAGATCCGGAGGATGCTCAGCGCCCTCGTGCTGGAGGGTGCGCGGAGCGGGCTCTTTCGGCGGATCGATCCCGAGGAGGCAGGAGCGGTCATCCTGGCTCTCGTCGACGGGGTGTCGCTCCAGCGGACGTTCGATCCGAAGGCTTTCACGCGGGAGCAGGCCACGCGGTTTTGCGAGGAGGCCATCAGACGCTATCTCGAGAAGCGCTGAGGGGGTGTTCCCGACGTGGTCGTCCATCTGGTCGACGGGACGTACGAGCTGTTCCGCTACTTCCTCTCGCCGGCCGCGTCCTTCGACCGGACCGCTCCCGAGGAACTGAGGGCGGTGCGCGGCGTCCTCGGGTCGATCCTGGGCATGCTCGAAGGCGGCGCGACGCATCTGGGCGTGGCCACCGATCACGTCATCGAGTCCTTCCGTAACCTGCTCTGGTCCGGCTACAAGACGGGTGAAGGCATGGACCCCCTGCTCTACGCTCAATTCCAGCCGCTGGAAGCTGCGCTTGGCGCGCT
Above is a genomic segment from Candidatus Methylomirabilota bacterium containing:
- a CDS encoding alpha/beta fold hydrolase; amino-acid sequence: MAATKTVQVDGLRLAYRELGDGPPVLLLHGWPTSSFLWREVMRPIARANRVVALDLPGFGASDKPNDIRYNFGFFGRALDGFLAKLGIETLGLAVHDLGGPIGVHWALDRPGRVTKLALLNTLVYPEFSQAVKEFVHACATPDLREQLTSPSGLESIMRDGFADPAKLSPEVLAAVQEPFHTAEACRALADAGIGLERKGFAQIARQLPTLRVPVRIVYGARDRLLPDVAETMARVKADLPQSELTELPDRGHFLQEEAPGEVGELLARFFAA
- a CDS encoding L-2-amino-thiazoline-4-carboxylic acid hydrolase, with the protein product MDIPLIAQVKIQAQVLVPLVRVLQVELGEERANAIVRKALGDLYRKYGEKWWQKQGARDLGEKMASAFDGFAAGDALDYEVIKQTPDAFEINVTECRYAKFYKEIGAPELGFLLTCSADFRMAEGFGADVQVTRTQTIMQGASHCDFRYTLKKSKQDTQ
- a CDS encoding TetR family transcriptional regulator C-terminal domain-containing protein — translated: MAPVRREQIIQATIRCLVRDGASGLRMKAVAREAKVSQGILHYYFTNKRAMLIAVLETVMADLNRRLAKLLGSAHDPRARLRAVIKGCLDLADENSQFWIVFVEFWGEMMHDQELLRFNAALYRQIRRMLSALVLEGARSGLFRRIDPEEAGAVILALVDGVSLQRTFDPKAFTREQATRFCEEAIRRYLEKR
- a CDS encoding DUF222 domain-containing protein, whose protein sequence is MQIHSPTVFPTQHPAAELDRLGDEIAELSAHLDAATARLLDLIRGFDARGGWNTGFRSCAAWLSWRVGLDLGAARERVRVARALGRLPLLAQALARGELSYAKVRALTRVASPETEARLLGVGRAGTAAHVERIVRGWRCVDRQAEAREAKRRHASRALHVYQDEDGMVILRGRLEPEVGALVMQALALARESLYQRARGRDRAAAGSGDVSAETPPVA